From Methylopila sp. M107, a single genomic window includes:
- a CDS encoding phage tail assembly protein — protein MNGQNKGAGAPDEVTDGIEEFPLPEGVALDAMLEDGADAKPSRPAPKPEVADLAFTGKRVRSRTVDLAFPFEIDGRIVDSVTIRRLNGFEIAELAGVVIKADGGFDRYEVFAAMTGLPAPVLRGLDQDDGVDVLAVCQDFLPRVLATGG, from the coding sequence ATGAACGGACAGAACAAGGGCGCCGGCGCGCCCGACGAAGTCACCGACGGGATCGAAGAGTTTCCGCTTCCCGAAGGCGTGGCGCTCGACGCGATGCTCGAGGACGGAGCGGACGCGAAGCCTTCGCGGCCGGCGCCGAAGCCCGAGGTCGCGGATCTGGCCTTCACGGGCAAGCGGGTGCGGTCCAGAACCGTCGATCTGGCGTTTCCCTTCGAGATCGACGGGCGGATCGTGGACAGCGTCACCATCCGCCGCCTCAACGGCTTCGAGATCGCCGAGCTGGCGGGCGTGGTGATCAAAGCGGATGGCGGTTTCGACCGCTACGAAGTTTTCGCCGCCATGACGGGACTGCCAGCGCCTGTGCTCCGGGGGCTCGACCAGGACGACGGGGTCGATGTCCTCGCCGTGTGCCAGGATTTTTTGCCACGCGTGTTGGCGACCGGCGGGTAG
- a CDS encoding phage tail tape measure protein, which translates to MTDLDVALRLRLLNQLSGPAKVAEKDLAGLKNSVKGLDGAKGGERLAGNLRRVGDSAGKAGRSVRDLTSAAGRLDQSEGGRGLARWLDAVRRKAGEASSALQKVRRPDGGAPAGVSMSRGQADKAGLDIMLPRGTIGGLIGGAAAYQGVKQTVGAAISIEKSLAEVRKFYDLNDKQLSETKAEIFGLVTQMGKSPEAIAEIYASAGRQGIPREEVRGYAADVAKIAVAWDTAEGETADAIGKLKSIFGFDQQGVRRIAGAINEVADGLQGPVSERGLLDFLGNAGSTGAGVKLAAKEIVAFGGALASMGMEPSKAANAFNALIGKLSDAKGLSKDAKAEVKKLGLNVAALETDVKTDALKTLLDVIDRLGASKDPIKATNEIFGLEYGNEIRDLVNVRAQLRNALSLVRGEDAGIGGLDKAFSIKSATTDAQIERFKANLKQTSDAVAGSSLPLINEGLDRLNTALGVVRQNGDAFDPLQAGLRGLLDAIDRTPGEIETLKNFWTALRGEGQEKKQAGANLKTAVQDRSVSLENGNVLDRAESAFWAWGSTDDEMAAARRRRDGAKANKRVQDVFSSVGVADKAQIPVQPKVDPAALQRLQQMLSMPLDGAAVKAMAGYDAAITAEGQKAIGSAQQISDQLRSILSFHATPTISPRFTAPSIGGGATPAAPAGGATGKQSSLPHGGEKVAITQNFNHASPRAAARAAQREQNRSIRMAKARALHDLGSPLA; encoded by the coding sequence ATGACGGACCTCGACGTCGCTCTGCGGTTGCGCCTTCTCAATCAGCTGTCCGGGCCGGCCAAGGTCGCGGAGAAGGACCTCGCGGGCCTCAAAAATAGCGTCAAAGGGCTGGACGGCGCGAAAGGCGGGGAGCGCCTCGCCGGCAATCTTCGACGCGTCGGCGACTCGGCCGGGAAGGCCGGACGTTCCGTCCGCGATCTCACGAGCGCCGCCGGGCGGCTGGATCAGTCGGAAGGCGGTCGAGGTCTGGCCAGGTGGCTCGACGCCGTGAGGCGCAAGGCCGGCGAGGCTTCGAGCGCGCTCCAGAAGGTGAGGCGTCCGGACGGCGGCGCGCCGGCGGGCGTTTCCATGAGCCGCGGCCAAGCCGACAAAGCCGGCCTCGACATCATGCTCCCGCGCGGGACGATCGGCGGTTTGATTGGAGGCGCCGCCGCATACCAAGGCGTGAAGCAGACCGTTGGCGCTGCGATCTCGATCGAAAAATCTCTCGCCGAGGTCCGGAAGTTCTACGATCTGAACGACAAGCAGCTGTCTGAAACGAAGGCCGAGATTTTCGGGCTAGTAACGCAAATGGGCAAATCGCCGGAGGCGATCGCCGAAATCTATGCGTCCGCCGGACGTCAAGGCATCCCGCGTGAAGAGGTGCGTGGCTACGCGGCCGATGTCGCCAAAATTGCAGTGGCGTGGGACACGGCCGAAGGTGAGACCGCCGACGCGATCGGAAAATTGAAGTCGATTTTCGGCTTTGACCAGCAGGGCGTGCGGCGCATCGCCGGCGCTATCAATGAGGTCGCGGACGGCCTGCAAGGCCCTGTCAGCGAGCGAGGACTTCTCGACTTTCTGGGTAATGCGGGTAGCACTGGCGCTGGCGTTAAGCTGGCCGCCAAAGAGATCGTCGCCTTCGGCGGCGCGCTCGCTTCGATGGGCATGGAGCCGTCGAAAGCAGCAAACGCCTTCAATGCGCTGATCGGTAAGCTTTCGGACGCAAAGGGTCTCAGCAAGGACGCGAAGGCAGAGGTGAAGAAGCTCGGCCTAAATGTGGCGGCGCTGGAGACAGACGTCAAAACAGACGCTCTAAAAACTCTGCTCGACGTGATCGACCGGCTCGGCGCTTCGAAGGACCCCATCAAGGCGACCAACGAGATCTTCGGCCTCGAGTACGGCAACGAGATTCGCGACCTTGTGAATGTGAGGGCACAGCTCAGAAACGCGCTCAGCCTCGTTCGCGGAGAAGATGCTGGCATCGGCGGCCTCGACAAGGCGTTCTCTATCAAGTCTGCAACCACCGACGCCCAAATTGAACGCTTTAAGGCCAACCTCAAGCAGACTTCCGATGCGGTAGCGGGCAGCTCGTTGCCACTGATCAATGAGGGGCTCGATCGGCTGAACACGGCTCTTGGCGTCGTTCGCCAAAACGGCGACGCCTTCGACCCACTGCAGGCCGGTTTGCGGGGGCTCCTTGACGCGATCGACCGAACTCCTGGCGAGATCGAGACCCTCAAGAACTTCTGGACGGCTCTGCGCGGCGAGGGCCAGGAGAAGAAGCAAGCGGGCGCGAACCTCAAGACTGCTGTTCAGGACCGATCGGTATCGCTCGAGAATGGCAATGTGCTCGATCGCGCCGAATCGGCCTTCTGGGCTTGGGGCTCGACAGACGACGAGATGGCGGCGGCTCGGCGCCGCCGTGACGGCGCCAAAGCCAACAAGCGCGTTCAGGATGTCTTCTCGTCCGTCGGCGTCGCGGACAAGGCGCAGATCCCGGTCCAGCCAAAGGTTGATCCGGCCGCCTTGCAACGGCTCCAGCAGATGCTCTCGATGCCGCTCGACGGCGCGGCCGTTAAGGCGATGGCGGGCTACGACGCGGCGATCACCGCGGAGGGCCAGAAGGCGATTGGCTCGGCGCAACAGATATCTGACCAGCTTCGCTCCATCCTGTCGTTTCACGCCACGCCAACGATCTCGCCCCGCTTCACCGCTCCCTCCATCGGCGGCGGAGCAACGCCCGCCGCGCCGGCCGGCGGCGCCACCGGAAAGCAATCCAGCCTTCCGCACGGCGGCGAGAAGGTCGCCATCACTCAGAACTTCAATCACGCCAGCCCCCGCGCGGCGGCGCGGGCGGCCCAGCGGGAACAGAACCGGTCGATCCGGATGGCCAAGGCTCGCGCCCTACATGACCTCGGGAGCCCGCTGGCATGA
- a CDS encoding phage major tail tube protein, which translates to MDRLIMGANWWIQEVNQRLRVERLQLPSLTREMTQMTPGGGWFSLDVPGEIKQLEAPFSLNGAHEDVRSLFGREPGDWTNFFYYERLRDIVNGRNLGRVVHLRGLLNEVEQPEVTGKKGEPAKYKVGTIVLYKDIVNGKTVHLFDVFNNKLVINGVNYTAEHNRLIAA; encoded by the coding sequence ATGGACCGCCTGATCATGGGCGCGAACTGGTGGATCCAGGAGGTCAACCAGCGCCTTCGCGTCGAGCGGCTGCAGCTGCCGTCGCTGACCCGCGAGATGACCCAGATGACGCCCGGCGGCGGCTGGTTCTCGCTCGACGTTCCCGGCGAGATCAAGCAGCTCGAGGCTCCGTTCTCACTGAACGGCGCCCATGAGGATGTCCGCTCGCTGTTCGGCCGAGAGCCCGGCGACTGGACCAACTTCTTCTACTACGAGCGGCTCCGCGACATCGTGAACGGCCGGAACCTCGGCCGCGTGGTGCACCTGCGCGGCCTGCTCAACGAGGTCGAGCAGCCCGAGGTCACCGGCAAGAAGGGCGAGCCGGCCAAATACAAGGTCGGCACCATCGTGCTCTACAAGGACATCGTGAACGGCAAGACCGTCCACCTGTTCGACGTCTTCAACAACAAGCTCGTCATCAACGGCGTCAACTACACCGCCGAGCACAACCGCCTGATCGCGGCCTGA